Genomic segment of Gloeocapsa sp. PCC 7428:
TAGTAGTATTCAATAACGTGGTCAAGTAACTTTTGAATTAAGTCTGGACGCTCGATGTAATAAAGTCGCTCGAAAGTTCCAAAACGAATGTGCGATCGGCTAAAACGGATCATTACTGACGATCGCGTTGGAGAAGGTTCATCGCCGCGCCATAATGCTTCTCCTGTTTCAATCAAGCTAAGACAGCGACTAGTGCGGACGCCCATGTGATGCAAAGCTTCCGCAGCTAGAACTTCGCGTACGCCACCTTTAAGCGTTAATCGACCATCTGCACTGCGCGAGTAAGGCGTTGTTCCAGAACCTTTGGTGCCAAAGTCATAAAGTTCACCATCAGTACCGCGTACTTGTCCGTAGAGAAAACCTCTCCCATCACCTAAATACGGGTTGTATTGACCAAACTGGTAGCCGTGATAGCGGAGGGCTAGTAATGGTTCGCGTCCTTGGAATTTACCAAAAGCTTCAATGAAGTGTTCGTCCGTAACAGCTTGTGGATCGAGTTTTAATATTGGTAGTAGCGCATCATTGCGAAAGCGAAGGATATGTGTAGGAAACTCCGCAGCGACAACTTGATCGAAGTAATCGTTCCCTAATGATTCTAAAGCGGGTTCGTAGTTGAGTGCGAGGAAGGGGTTACTGAAATCGGCTAAACTCATTGATGTTAAAGCATGACTATCCTCTAACTTTAGCTAACACTATTCAGGATATGCCCAGCCTACAATCTTTGCAGGATTTCCGGCGGCGATCGCGTACGCAGGAACGTCAAAATCAACCACCGCACCTGCGCCGACAATCGCACCATCGCCAAGTCGCGCACCACTGAGAATCACCGCACGAGTTCCAATCCAAACATCGTTACCAATGATGATGCTACTTTGGGGAGTGCTTCGTTGAGTTATTGTTAGAGGAACCGCAACAAAAGAGTCTGCTAGCACAACTTCGCGCGAAATCAACACATAGTTACCAATTTTAACGTATCCGTTTGTGGCGATAATGGGTCCTGCTAACGTACAGTAATTGCCAATCTCTACTTCGCCTGATGGTCCAACGTCGAAAAGTGTATCGATGTAAATTCCTGTATTGTGACCTACGCGCAAACCACGCTGACTGCGGTAATGCAGAAACGCATAAGTACTATACAACCAGCTTTGTTCGCCAAGGATGACATTTGATGGTAAGGGTTGCGGGAACCAATCGTGTGGTAGGTAGGTGGGCATGACAGAAGTTGGTAATGGGTAATAGATATTCTTTGCAATTACCAATGACTAGTTACCAGTTACCAGCCTTTAAGTTTCATATTTACAACAATGCCTGATTTTGAATTCTCGCAGGATTACCTGCGACTACAGCTTGTGCAGGAACATTCGCGGTGACAACAGAACCTGCACCAATTTGCGCACCTGCGCCGATATGAACTCCTTTAAGAATCATCGCGCCAATTCCGATTTGCACGTCATCTTCGACGATCACAGGTTGCGTTACTAACGACGGACGTGGTTTTTGATCGCCTGGAGGCGCGATCGCGATCGCATCTTGTCGCCGTAAGCCTGGTTTGCGGGGATGAAAGTCGCTATCGGCGATTGTCACATTGTATGAAATCGTCACGCGCTTCCCAATAGTAATACTTTGCGCGCACCAAAACATTGCACCCACAAGAATTGACTCATCACCTACAACTACTACGCCTTCGGGTTCCACAGAGAACACCGTCCAGGTATAAACATATACGCCATTCCCTAACACTAGCCCTGGATTGTGTCGGCTGCGAAATCGTTGAAAGCTGTCCTTACGCTCTAAGTAGCAATCTTTACCAATTCGTACATTGGCGGGAAGAAGTGAAGCATAGTCCCAAGTCCCAATAAATTCACTGATATCCATTTACCTAAATTCCGACGTATCTGAGCAAAAGTGCAGGAAAAAAATATTACCAATTACCGATTACCTATTAACTCCACCCAATTTGTGCCAGCATTTCGCTTAAAACACGTTGAGAGTCAAAGATGTGTGCGAGTTCCCAAGCGGCTTGTTGATGATATTCGTAGTTTTGTTCAATTGTCGCGATCGCTGCAACAGCTTCATCAAGATTAGAAAATGCAAACAAACCGTGACCTGTAGGAATATAATCAGAAAAGCCTGTTTCTTGGACAACCACAGGACGTTTAGCGGCAAGATAGCAAACTGAGCGACAGCTAAACCATCCACAATAGGTTGCAACGTAGATATTCTTGGCGACGCTGAATTCTCCGCGCGATCGCTCGATGTAAGTGCGGTAGGTATTGGCGGATGCTGATGTCGCTTGCGCATCGACAACTGACCATCCTAAGTGTTGCCAGTGTTCTAGAGGGGCGGAACCATTAACATTGATTGTGACTTCAAACGCAGCAGAGGCGTGTTTAGGAATCTCCTCAATGCGCCCGAACTCTAATTCTTTTGCGCCGTACATCACACCATTATGCACGATTGGTTGTGGGTAATTTCGCCACGTCATCACCGTTGTCCATTGCGTCGCGGGTGATTGAGGTTTCCAACAATCGAGAACGACAGGCGGGCGCGTGAAATGCCAGTTGATATCAAAGGTTGGTAATGGGCAATCCTTTTGTCCGAGGCGTAGCGCATAGGTAAAAAAGTGGTCGTGCGATCGCCATCCCCAAGCTTGTTGTTCAACCGGTTTGCTATCCCATAACCGAAAAATCGCGAAATGGTTCCAACCTGGATCGGTATCGATTAAGACTTTGTGCGGACAGCGTTGATATTCATCGCGCAGCAAGCTACCGCCGGAGATATTGAGGAATAACCTAGCTTCAGCAGCAACATCAGCGATCGCGTCGGAAGAAAGTCCATACGTTCGCCCATCTACCGCCCGATAGTGCCAACGTTCGGCTAAAGAAGGTGAGAGTACTTTGAGTGACTGTTGGAGAAATTGCACGCCGTAACTCGGATCTTCTTCGTACTCACCAGTGTTGGGGTTGTAAGTATGTGCTGGTAAACCCGTATCTTCGAGGTAATAAACTTCAAACCCAAGGCGTTCTAAGCCCAGCGCGTATTGTCCGTAATCCCACGCTACACCGCCCACGGGACTTGTGACAATCATACCAGTGACGATCGCTTTCACCGCTGCACCTCCAGCAATTTGCGATAAAGTGCTTCGTATTCATCTACCATGCGGTGATAGTCGAAACGGGCGACAACGGCTTGACGTACGCGAGTGCGATCGAGTGCTAAAACATCGGGAAGACACGCCGCAAGTGAATCGACATCCGCAGCATAATAACCAGTGACACCAGGTTCGACAATTTCAGAAACGGCACAGCGATCGCTTGCTAAAACGGGCGTACCACACGCCATTGCTTCAATCAGCACCATCCCGAAAGCTTCCGAGTAGTTGATTGGAAATAATAATGCTGCGGCACCTGCAAGTAATTCGTTGCGTTTCTCAACGCCTACAGGTCCAATGTATTCAATAGATTTTCCGTCAATTAAAGGCGCGACTTCGGTTTCAAAATAGTCACCTTGCCCCTGTCCTGCCATAATTAGCCGCATACCGACTTTTTGTGTTACTTTAATCGCTTCAACAGCACCTTTTTGCGCGTTAAGATGCCCTAGAAACACAAGATAATCGCCCTGCCCAGAACAAAATGGAAATGCAGCAGTATCAATGCCGTTATATATAACAGGTACGTTGCCAAGTGACTTAAATTTACTGCGATGATACCGCGAAACTGCGACAACTTGGGCTTCTGGATAGCGCGTATAGCTGCGGAGAATGTCGGAATTAGGATTAATGTGATACGTGTGAACAATCGGCGTAGGAACTAGACGAGTAAACGGCAGCGCATAATGGTAAGCATGGCTGTGGATAACGTCAAATTCTTGGGCGCGTTCAAACGCCGCCGCAACGTGAACAACTTCGTGAAATTCATAGTTGTTCCATAACATTGGGTCATTTCTATAGCCACGTGCGTAAACCGCATGTAACAGCGCAGATGTTTGCGAGTCACCTGTGGCAAACAAGGTGACTTTGTGTCCGCGACGCATCAACTCTTCGGTGAGTAACGACACAATTTGTTCAATCGAACTACCACTATCAGGACCTGTTCGACCTGCAATTGGGGAAATTAAGGCAATTCGCAACGTATCCACTGCTCTGTCCTCCTAATCCAATTCGTACCAGAGGTTTTCCAGTTTAGCGAGTGCAGTTTCAACAAAAGCAGGTTTTTGAAATGGCTTGATCCACCAGCGAAGATACCATAGCGTTTTTAAGATGTCGCAGTACACCAGCGTCCGGCTAAAGGTTTGCCGATCAAGTACAATATGTTGTTTCAGTTCATCGAGGTAAGCCGCGAGAAGATACGGTTTATATTTACCCCATCCTGAGAGTAAGCGGACAACATCCCAAGCAGCGATGCCAATTGATGCCCACTCCCAGTCAATCGGTCGAATTCCTACGTTAGGTTGAACAATAATGTTATGACACGACACATCACCATGAAGTAGTGTATGCGGTTGACAAATCAAGAATGCTACCAGTTCGTCAAACTGCGCCATGAGGCAATCAAAGCGCATAAGTAGATGCGCCTCGGCTTTTTTTTTGAGACTCTCGCGAGCAGTTTGGAGAAGATAGTAGTAGAATTCTGCGTTGTGTTCGCCCAGACAATCGAGCGATCGCAACTCGGCTTCTCGGTCGTAATAAGCGGCGTGTAACTGCGCCATCCAGCGGAAAGTCAGCAACCATTCAGATATCTCATAGTATTCAAGTTTCCACTCACCGACATCTTCGAGAAATAGCCAGTAGCGTTGTGCAGCGCGATCGCACAATCCGGCATACAACTGTGGTGCGCCAAAACGTTGTCCTACGAGTAATCTTTGATAAAGTAGCACCTCACGTCCTTGACGAACATCCTGCCGCAGCCGCTTGAAGATTGTAGATATCTGTTGACCCGTGTTCAGGGTGACCTGTAAACGATGAATCGGATGCGTACTGTAATTATCCAACGCTGTAGACGTTATCTGTTGAATTTGTACAGACTGACCAAAATACTCACATAACCCTTGCTCCAACACCGCCGCAACTGTGGGTTGCCCTTCCACCACGTTTAGTGTCATCTTACTTATTTAAGAACTACAAATAACTTCTCCCCTGCTCCTCTGCTCACGCCAGTTGCTACAACGGAGGGAGGAAGCTCCGCACCGCACTGGCTCCCCTGCTTTCTCTGCACCTCTGCTCCCCTGCTTCCTCTGCGGTTGTCATCTTCACTACTC
This window contains:
- a CDS encoding DapH/DapD/GlmU-related protein; translation: MPTYLPHDWFPQPLPSNVILGEQSWLYSTYAFLHYRSQRGLRVGHNTGIYIDTLFDVGPSGEVEIGNYCTLAGPIIATNGYVKIGNYVLISREVVLADSFVAVPLTITQRSTPQSSIIIGNDVWIGTRAVILSGARLGDGAIVGAGAVVDFDVPAYAIAAGNPAKIVGWAYPE
- a CDS encoding DapH/DapD/GlmU-related protein — protein: MDISEFIGTWDYASLLPANVRIGKDCYLERKDSFQRFRSRHNPGLVLGNGVYVYTWTVFSVEPEGVVVVGDESILVGAMFWCAQSITIGKRVTISYNVTIADSDFHPRKPGLRRQDAIAIAPPGDQKPRPSLVTQPVIVEDDVQIGIGAMILKGVHIGAGAQIGAGSVVTANVPAQAVVAGNPARIQNQALL
- a CDS encoding glycosyltransferase family 4 protein translates to MDTLRIALISPIAGRTGPDSGSSIEQIVSLLTEELMRRGHKVTLFATGDSQTSALLHAVYARGYRNDPMLWNNYEFHEVVHVAAAFERAQEFDVIHSHAYHYALPFTRLVPTPIVHTYHINPNSDILRSYTRYPEAQVVAVSRYHRSKFKSLGNVPVIYNGIDTAAFPFCSGQGDYLVFLGHLNAQKGAVEAIKVTQKVGMRLIMAGQGQGDYFETEVAPLIDGKSIEYIGPVGVEKRNELLAGAAALLFPINYSEAFGMVLIEAMACGTPVLASDRCAVSEIVEPGVTGYYAADVDSLAACLPDVLALDRTRVRQAVVARFDYHRMVDEYEALYRKLLEVQR
- a CDS encoding phosphotransferase, yielding MTLNVVEGQPTVAAVLEQGLCEYFGQSVQIQQITSTALDNYSTHPIHRLQVTLNTGQQISTIFKRLRQDVRQGREVLLYQRLLVGQRFGAPQLYAGLCDRAAQRYWLFLEDVGEWKLEYYEISEWLLTFRWMAQLHAAYYDREAELRSLDCLGEHNAEFYYYLLQTARESLKKKAEAHLLMRFDCLMAQFDELVAFLICQPHTLLHGDVSCHNIIVQPNVGIRPIDWEWASIGIAAWDVVRLLSGWGKYKPYLLAAYLDELKQHIVLDRQTFSRTLVYCDILKTLWYLRWWIKPFQKPAFVETALAKLENLWYELD